The genomic window atacttttttatttttacagaatTATGTGATGGGAGGCTTCTTTAAATGTGTCAGAGAGCTGTGGCAGAGCTACCAAAGAGCAGAGGATCTGGAGTCATCTTTACCAACTGTTGACATCGATGGGGAGGACATATCTCCACTGTCAGAGTGAGTTTATGTCAAGGAATATTCATGCTTTACTTGAAGTTACATGtgttctttttaaatattaGCCTTTGTCCACCAACATCCAGTAGCCGACTAATATCTCATGTTACCTTTTTAAGTATAATTTTAGGAAAAAGGTGTCCATATTCacataattaaatattttccttaaataaaacaataatttagCAATGTGTCAGTCTGGTTTTCGAGCTTATTGTACAAAGACGGCCCTAGTAACATAGTTGATTGGATTAGGATACATTTAGATGCCAGTGAAATTTTGGTTTTGATGCTACCTGACCTGATAAGTTGGTCCGGAGCAGCTGGAGTAGAGGTGTGTGTTGCTtataatttacaataaaataattttaggGCCACTActttttaagataagataagatacacctttattgatcccacaattgaaaAATTCCactgttacagcagtcaagggaaAAGAGtgagattaaagatttcaaaatttaaaaacttaaaaaactaggcatgcaaaaaaaatgtacaagaaatacaagaaacagcaataaataataataataataataataataataataatgagcagtggataaaaagtgagcatatttagtgcaaagtaaaaattgtatgtgcaaaaaaaaacattgacacCAAAGGAAATTGTCTTGATTTCTtctaaaaacatgggaagaaggcagtgAGGCACAAAAGATGAAATGACCCGAAAAAAATTTGCAGGAGAGAAAatcaaaatgaagaaaattagaataaaaaagaaagaaagaaagaaagaaggaaagttaaaacaaactaacaggGAAATGATTTGGaaagagtgcttaaaaattacaataattccgtaacataattttaaaatgtaataataataataataatagtaataataaatatagtttttccctagattttttttctttgttttttttttttttttaatattcttaAATCTTTCTCTTTATTTGTTGGACATTTCTTATCAAGTagctcattgcctttttccccatgtttttagaagaaatcaagccaatttaaGGTTTAGGTTTAAAAAGTAGTGGCCCTAAAATTGATCCTCGGGGAGCCccataaattattttattgaaaGAAATCAAACCAACTTGCTTagggttcaaaggtttgaaTACTTGCAAGaggcatctgaaagcagcacaagaaaagtgatgttgttccacgtttcaaagggttaatctATACATGTTAGCCCTTGGTGCTGTCATCAGGAGACAAAGTGTTTATACCTCTAAACGTAAACTTTAAATCTACCCCTTTAGCCTGTCTTTTCTTTGGAACACTTTATggacattatttaatttatcatcattttttcatttatttaaatatattcatGTTTTAAGATGTTTAAATTCCGCTAACCGAGTAGTTCCcaaaccttttttgcagggccCACCTTATGTAGTTAAACAATATTTTCAAGCCCCCCAGCCCAGTCTTAAAATACAAAGGTATAAAAATACTCACTTTTACTTATAGACCTATAATCCTACACCTTCAGTGTGTGGCTTTTTATACTGAGCAGCACTGCAGGGTACTTCGTAGGAGACAGTTAAGGTATCAACAGGGTCCTCTTTGTGTTAGGGATGTGAAGTCTCCAAGTGCCATCTTAACGTTTTTGGCTTCATACCATCAGTAGCTAATACTTTGAGTCAGATAGCTCACCGTGTTGTCTCTCTTCATCAATAGCGAGATATGCTTCGTCTCATTGTCTTGTTCGGTAGGTGTGACGTTTGATGGAGATTCATCGTTTGCTTTACATTTACCTGGTAGTTCTTTTCACCAGGCTCCCCTTAGTGGGCCCGCCCCTcaatttgattgattgattggtaaTAAAACACACGTGTTCTGTTACAGAGAGGACGAAGGTAAAGCAGAAGATGAAGACATCAAAGTGGTGGTAAGCAGGCTGTTCAGATCTTGCATTTTatgctgtgtttccactgtaTGTTAAAGCTCTCTGCATCTCAGCTCACTATTTTGGTTTTCCATTGGCAAATGTTGTTGATTGTATTTGAAACCTGGTACATTTTTGGCACCATTGCAGTTGAAGTTCCAAGTGAGCTGAGCCGATACTAGAAGGTGGAGTTGagacactgcagaccactgattggtcagagagaaTCGTGACTAGCCCATCATGGGACATCTTAGACTTACACAAACCAACCATTTATAAACAGCCAGGCTACCATCAATAGTGACCGCAATTTTGTTATTCATTCGACCCAGATTTTTTGAAAATGTAGCCCTACAAAACTACGCCGTACAATTGAGAGGTACAGACATGGTTGCTTATAAAAGGATTTAATGAGTGTCCCGTTGAGGGCGGTTTCATTCACAGTTGTTATGGCAATCAGCTGAAAACCCCACAGACACTGAGGGGATACTATCCACAGTGGAGAGGACTGAGTAAAGATAAGAGGACCTGATACTAAAAGTGGGTCAGGTCAAGCTGAACCATGCATTGGCAATGTGACATTATTGCAATTTTTGTTTTGGAACTTTGTTTTAATCTGTGTGTCATCTTACAGGAGAGGAAACGTTTCATGGCACTATCAAAAGCAAAGCAAATCTGGGGCAGCCAGTCAaatcagcagaggaggaggaaagctgGTAATGCCGGAAAAGAAACCGTGGGAGGAGGACGAACGAAAACGTTAAGCAAAAAAACAGTGAAGGCAGCCTTATTGAAAGATATACCAATACTTTCAGATACAGACTGCTCTGATAAAGGAGAGCCCACTCATAGAGGTTTGGTCCAGAAGGAGAGGACCAATGAACACACAACAACTGACACAAGCTCTCTGGCCCAAAGTGAAATACTGAAGGCAAAGAAACGTCTCACGTTTCAGCGAAAAGCAACAGAGGAAGAGCTGTGCGACGACAGCGATGCTACAGTTTGTGAGCCATGTGAGCTTCCGAGAAGTCCGAGACCAACCACACAAAAGGAGGGAGAAGCATCCACACCTGTAGCAGAGCCTCAAACTGATGTTCTCCACACAGACGACACGTTTGCAACAGGACAGGCAGGGGACGGACCTGAAAGAGAACATCTttcaaagaagaggaaaaagaagaagacagacAAAGGAGATAATGAAGGTGTAGAAGAAGGAAAGGGCCAGAGTCTGGAAGAGCCGGAGGCTCTGCATGCTGCAACGTGTGTGAACTCGTTGCACAATGATAACACACCGAGACAGGACGAGGGAGACACTCCCGATCCAAAAcataagaaaaagaagagaaaaaagaataaGCCTGCAGTAGAAAATGTCGAACAGGAAGAGGATGGAAACTTGGAATCTGATGTGAGAGCGGAGGAAGGTGGCAAGAAGAAGAGTAAAAGAAGTGGTGAGGACATTGAGCAGCTACAGTCCAGCACAGTCGCTGAACCTCTAAATGATGAggtaaagaagaagaaaaagaagaaaaggaaaaaagaagaggaggcTGCAATTACAGAGGaacatgaagaggaggaggcgtTGAATAGGACTTCAAATCTGCTGCCCATATTGACAGAACAGTTGGAGGAACCTGGAAattgtttagaaagtgctgcaGCTTCTTCCCAAGAAACATTCATTCATGTCAAAAAGAAGAAGCACAAAAAGAAGCGGCAGTCGTCGTCTAATGATGCAACTCAGCATGGAGAAGAGGGTGTAGATGTGAACTTTAGCATTGATAATTCTGTAACTTCGGCTAAAGGTTCAGGGATGTCACTGAAAATGAAGAAAGCTATCTTTGAGAATATCTTTGACTCTCctgaacaaaaagaaaaggttGAGAATATAGGTGATACCCAGAAAACAGAGGAAGGCATTGAGGACCAAAATACTGAACTGGTGTCGAAAAAGAGTGAAATATGTAGTAGGGGTATCTCCGAAGACGGTGTGGCACAAAGCGATGATTCAGTGTCTGTGCAGgaaaaggaagagaggaggaccTCGTCCTTCCTCGTTGCTGATGCAAAGGAAAACAACGCTCAGACACATGGGGAGCAAAACTCTCCCTCGCAGTCTCGTGTCTCGGGTACAGAAAAACCCGGTGTCAGCGCTGGTTGTTCGGTGGAACTTAATGGCATcgtgaaaaagaaaaggaagaggaaggagtCGGTAGCACAGGACAGCAGGGAAAGGCCGCATTTTGAGGAAGCAAACGAAAAATTTCAGAACTTTATACCCGAAACCACTGACACGGgggtgaaaaggaaaaagaaacatgcaGGAAATGAAAGTGAGGCAGTGACAACTGTGAAAAGATATGAAAGTGCAGCTGATGCAGGACTTTCTCCTCCTGATGAGGCTGTGGTgttgaagaggaagaagaagttTCAAGATCATTTAATACAACAGGATCCACCAGCTGCCACTGACAATGCTGAACCAGTCACATCTTCGCTGAACAAGACAAAAGGCAAACATAGTCCAAGTGCTGAAATGTCTCTTGACAGCACTACGACTGAGAATCTGGCTATAAATGATGTGACGcacaagaaaaagaagaagaaaaagaaacccACTAATGATGTTTTGCGTGAGGGGAAATCGTTGACCGAGCCCGCTGAGCTGGAGcccagagaaaagaaaaagaaggagcGTAATAAGCCGTCAGCTGTTCCCAGCAGCCCAGTGTCATCAGAGGCTTCTCTCTctaaagctgaaatgttgtcacctgacaataacacaaaaaataagcaCAGAAAGGTCAAGCGGAGACTTTATGATCCAAGTGAGGATGTGTGCAGACTGTTAGTATGAATTCACTGATTGGATGAGTTGTAGATTGGCAGACAGAGAGATCATTTTTTTGGAAAATCAATcatctgaaaacacaacaatgataATTATGACAGTGTTaagggaaaaacattttttaatgaagtTTGTTTTGTATCAAAGCGTTTTTTTACTGACACAGTTTTCAACCTTTTTGGTGTTGAAatgcactttttttaaaaaaaaatataaaataaaagctgaatATGAACATTACAATATTTGGAGGAAGAATTGATTATAATTAATATCTTTGTGATCACTTTTGAATAtaaagccaaaatctcaagaacTTACTTGAATctggtttttatgttttttatttttgtgtttttaattgatcAATTTGAACACTCACCCGCCACAATGGACATTCTCTATCTGACAGCAGGGAGAAGTTTCATCTTTTATTTCACCCTGCTGCACCTTTAGTAGAAATAATAAACCTTTTTATATAATGAGTTGAAATAATTCATGGTTCAGTAAAAGTCTAAATGTTTATGAGTGGTCGCACAGCTGTACAAATAAAGCCCTGAACCAGTGCTTGTTTCGTTaatggtgtcacagattcaaataatttatgATCAGAACCTGAatctgaaactgttttattgcaGAATAGGTTTGTAAATGAGCTGATATTGTCTGAGTGactctgtttgttttagctGCAACAAAGTGCGCCGTGGGTATTCATGGGGTTGAAATGGAAAGTTTTGATATTCAATCAGATACAGAAGAGATCAACTGGACTCAGTATTGATCTTagtgaaaataatatttattctCCTTTGGGAAAAAATACACACCTAGTATCTTTAAGTTACACAAACTTAAAAGATATCTGGAAGAATTGCATGTGTATGGTGTTAGTACAAAAGTATAAAAGCATATTAAAAGTGATTAATTGATATCATGGTATGAAAATCATCCTATCAGTTAAATGGACTGCACAGCACTTCTATAGCACCTCTCTAGTCTTCTGATCACTCAAAGCgctcacccattcacacatgatctcacacaccgatggaacagccatcagaatcaacatttaacatttagatttggATTTAAGATTAAACCTttagttttaacttttaacatttagattcaaCATTTCACATTAGGTTTAATATTTACcttttaaatttaacatttagttttaacatttaacatttagatttaatatttaacttttGGACTCAACATTTAGACTCATCAttcaacatttagatttaatatttaacttttggattgaacatttaacatttagactcaacatttaacatttagatttaagattAAACCTtcag from Epinephelus lanceolatus isolate andai-2023 chromosome 11, ASM4190304v1, whole genome shotgun sequence includes these protein-coding regions:
- the LOC117261249 gene encoding uncharacterized protein LOC117261249 produces the protein MTGVRNSLAFTQSDALADVVSGQSCHIVLETSPPDYVEKISRYLESNEGHSRQNEVTLFEEAADADSDSGDSLFITQKAVPEPVRSGRRRRHLSLRSNLTFPGDHKESDENNSSSASPEESKTGKERRKKYTLPKYRFPFLPEKSRRNLLPAQNGRLHNYVMGGFFKCVRELWQSYQRAEDLESSLPTVDIDGEDISPLSEEDEGKAEDEDIKVVERKRFMALSKAKQIWGSQSNQQRRRKAGNAGKETVGGGRTKTLSKKTVKAALLKDIPILSDTDCSDKGEPTHRGLVQKERTNEHTTTDTSSLAQSEILKAKKRLTFQRKATEEELCDDSDATVCEPCELPRSPRPTTQKEGEASTPVAEPQTDVLHTDDTFATGQAGDGPEREHLSKKRKKKKTDKGDNEGVEEGKGQSLEEPEALHAATCVNSLHNDNTPRQDEGDTPDPKHKKKKRKKNKPAVENVEQEEDGNLESDVRAEEGGKKKSKRSGEDIEQLQSSTVAEPLNDEVKKKKKKKRKKEEEAAITEEHEEEEALNRTSNLLPILTEQLEEPGNCLESAAASSQETFIHVKKKKHKKKRQSSSNDATQHGEEGVDVNFSIDNSVTSAKGSGMSLKMKKAIFENIFDSPEQKEKVENIGDTQKTEEGIEDQNTELVSKKSEICSRGISEDGVAQSDDSVSVQEKEERRTSSFLVADAKENNAQTHGEQNSPSQSRVSGTEKPGVSAGCSVELNGIVKKKRKRKESVAQDSRERPHFEEANEKFQNFIPETTDTGVKRKKKHAGNESEAVTTVKRYESAADAGLSPPDEAVVLKRKKKFQDHLIQQDPPAATDNAEPVTSSLNKTKGKHSPSAEMSLDSTTTENLAINDVTHKKKKKKKKPTNDVLREGKSLTEPAELEPREKKKKERNKPSAVPSSPVSSEASLSKAEMLSPDNNTKNKHRKVKRRLYDPSEDVCRLLV